Proteins co-encoded in one Gemmatimonadaceae bacterium genomic window:
- a CDS encoding phosphoglycerate dehydrogenase — MRYRVLVTDEVDPDGLALLLAEPRLQVDEVPTLPAADLLTRIPDYDAIVGRSATRISRDLLRAGARLRVVGRAGVGVDNVDMATATELGIAVINAPAGNTVAVAELLFGSLLALFRHIVRADTSMHAGRWDRSALLGSELKGRTLGIVGVGRIGSEVATRALAFGMDVIGYDPYVGDERFRALRIQRAPSLEVLLAEADILTIHTPLTAETTGMFGRRELARLPGGAVLCNLARGGIVDDTALAQALQSGLLRGACIDAFAQEPLPAEHLLRTLPNVLLTPHLGASTAEAQRNVAVDVCEAVRDALLHGELTRSLNVATVSGTEWKELQPALLMSQRAAAIARALLLDQGISIIQRVRLRVSPDLVGAGAALLSAACAGILEGVIDDGRLNLINARAMAEARGIELSIGELTGADQAATIDLSLGGGVREIGVAAMAPKGGTARVMRIGAFHVDVTPRQTMIVLTNNDVPGVIGRVGTVLGDAHVNIAEYHQARLAQGGEALAAISVDGVVAPALRATLLALPDVRTATIVRFGGGDSTPAA, encoded by the coding sequence ATGCGCTATCGCGTGCTTGTGACGGATGAAGTCGACCCCGATGGACTTGCGCTGCTGCTCGCAGAACCGCGACTGCAGGTGGACGAAGTCCCGACCCTTCCCGCGGCCGACCTGCTGACGCGGATCCCTGACTACGACGCGATCGTCGGCCGCAGCGCGACGCGCATCAGCCGCGACCTCCTCCGCGCCGGCGCCCGCCTCCGCGTGGTGGGTCGTGCGGGGGTCGGCGTGGACAACGTCGACATGGCCACTGCGACCGAGCTCGGCATCGCGGTCATCAATGCGCCGGCCGGCAACACCGTCGCGGTCGCGGAGTTGCTCTTCGGTTCCCTGCTCGCGCTGTTCCGGCACATCGTGCGCGCCGACACGTCCATGCACGCCGGACGCTGGGATCGATCGGCGCTGCTGGGCAGTGAGCTGAAGGGTCGCACGCTGGGCATCGTCGGCGTCGGACGCATCGGCTCCGAGGTTGCCACCCGGGCGCTGGCCTTCGGCATGGACGTCATCGGGTACGATCCGTACGTCGGTGACGAGCGGTTCCGCGCGCTGCGCATCCAGCGGGCACCGTCACTCGAGGTGCTGCTGGCTGAGGCGGACATCCTCACGATCCACACGCCGCTGACCGCCGAGACCACGGGGATGTTCGGCCGCCGCGAACTCGCGCGCCTGCCGGGCGGCGCAGTGCTCTGCAACCTGGCGCGCGGCGGGATCGTGGATGACACGGCACTGGCGCAGGCGCTGCAATCGGGGCTGCTGCGCGGTGCATGCATCGACGCCTTCGCGCAGGAGCCGTTGCCGGCCGAGCACCTGCTGCGCACGCTGCCGAACGTGCTGCTCACGCCGCACCTCGGGGCGTCGACGGCCGAGGCACAGCGCAACGTGGCGGTCGATGTCTGCGAGGCCGTGCGCGATGCGCTGCTCCATGGAGAACTCACGCGCTCGCTCAACGTGGCGACGGTCTCCGGCACCGAATGGAAGGAGCTGCAGCCGGCGTTGCTGATGTCCCAGCGCGCCGCGGCGATCGCGCGCGCCCTGCTGCTGGACCAGGGGATCAGCATCATCCAGCGCGTGCGCCTGCGCGTGAGTCCCGACCTCGTCGGCGCCGGTGCGGCACTGCTGTCCGCCGCCTGCGCCGGGATCCTCGAGGGCGTGATCGACGACGGCCGCCTGAACCTGATCAATGCCCGCGCGATGGCGGAGGCCCGTGGCATCGAGCTGTCGATCGGCGAGCTCACCGGCGCCGACCAGGCGGCCACGATCGACCTGTCGCTCGGTGGCGGCGTGCGTGAGATCGGCGTGGCGGCGATGGCCCCGAAGGGCGGCACGGCGCGCGTGATGCGCATCGGCGCGTTCCATGTCGACGTCACGCCACGGCAGACGATGATCGTGCTCACCAACAACGACGTGCCCGGCGTGATCGGGCGCGTCGGCACCGTGCTTGGCGACGCACACGTGAACATCGCCGAGTACCACCAGGCGCGACTGGCGCAGGGTGGTGAGGCGCTGGCCGCGATCTCGGTGGATGGCGTGGTGGCGCCGGCGCTGCGCGCGACGCTCTTGGCGCTGCCCGATGTCCGCACGGCCACGATCGTGCGCTTTGGTGGTGGCGACAGCACCCCCGCGGCGTGA
- a CDS encoding FAD-binding oxidoreductase, with protein sequence MTLPCVTTDAGVRESVSRDASGLELVPESVARPGTRDEVVALLAEAQRDRVPVTAAGGQTSTTAASLTDRGMLLSLRGLTGVHDVDASTRTVRVAPGELLGPLKRRLASEGWLLAPDPTSEEDCTVGGAIACNASGARSLRYGAIRPHVRGLTVALVTGEVLELRRTALEKNTVGYAPVHDLVDWFVGSEGTLGVILEAELALLDLPAWVIGLAIPFPTIGDALAFVVAARESAALAPRCLEFLDAGAFAIARAAAQDPGWAAGASALIYTELSGRDGDEPPLDDWLALAHAHHAAEDDIRVYDGEAALRDARRLRHAVPATMHERAAPHRASGGRRVSTDWAVPYRLLGRALAASQAAVESRGLEQPVTFGHAGNGHPHQNFIARDAAELERITDAVGETLREVIRLGGTVAAEHGIGKVKARWLPLQVSPTQRALMRAVKHELDPHGLLAPGNIL encoded by the coding sequence ATGACGCTCCCGTGCGTGACGACCGACGCCGGTGTGCGCGAGAGCGTCAGTCGCGATGCCTCGGGGCTCGAGCTCGTTCCCGAGTCCGTCGCCCGCCCGGGCACGCGTGACGAGGTCGTGGCGCTGCTCGCCGAGGCGCAGCGGGACCGCGTCCCGGTGACCGCGGCCGGCGGCCAGACGAGCACCACGGCCGCCTCCCTCACCGATCGCGGCATGCTGCTCTCGCTGCGCGGCCTCACCGGTGTGCACGACGTCGATGCCAGCACACGCACGGTGCGCGTGGCTCCCGGCGAGCTGCTTGGCCCGCTCAAGCGCCGCCTGGCGTCGGAGGGATGGCTGCTGGCGCCTGACCCCACGAGTGAGGAGGACTGCACCGTCGGTGGCGCCATCGCGTGCAATGCCTCCGGCGCACGGTCGTTGCGCTACGGCGCCATCCGGCCGCACGTGCGTGGCCTGACCGTCGCCCTCGTGACCGGCGAGGTGCTGGAACTCCGGCGCACGGCGCTCGAGAAGAACACCGTGGGTTACGCGCCGGTGCACGACCTGGTCGACTGGTTCGTGGGCAGCGAGGGCACGCTTGGCGTGATCCTCGAGGCCGAGCTGGCGCTGCTCGACCTGCCCGCGTGGGTGATCGGGCTCGCGATCCCCTTCCCCACCATCGGCGACGCGCTGGCGTTCGTGGTCGCGGCGCGTGAGTCGGCGGCACTCGCGCCACGATGCCTCGAGTTCCTCGATGCCGGTGCATTCGCCATCGCGCGCGCGGCGGCGCAGGATCCGGGCTGGGCTGCCGGGGCGTCCGCGCTCATCTACACGGAACTCTCCGGCCGCGACGGCGATGAACCGCCGCTCGACGACTGGCTCGCGCTGGCGCATGCCCATCACGCCGCGGAGGACGACATCCGCGTCTACGATGGTGAGGCGGCACTCCGTGACGCGCGGCGCCTGCGGCATGCCGTGCCGGCCACGATGCACGAACGCGCGGCCCCGCACCGGGCCTCGGGCGGGCGCCGCGTGTCCACCGACTGGGCGGTGCCGTACCGGCTGCTGGGCCGGGCGCTGGCAGCGTCACAGGCGGCCGTCGAGTCACGCGGACTGGAACAGCCGGTGACGTTCGGACACGCCGGCAACGGGCATCCGCACCAGAACTTCATCGCCCGCGATGCCGCGGAACTCGAGCGGATCACCGATGCCGTCGGCGAGACACTGCGCGAGGTGATCAGACTCGGCGGCACGGTGGCGGCGGAACATGGCATCGGCAAGGTCAAGGCGCGCTGGCTTCCGCTGCAGGTGTCACCCACGCAGCGTGCCCTCATGCGCGCCGTGAAGCACGAGCTGGACCCGCACGGCCTGCTCGCACCGGGCAACATCCTGTGA